A section of the bacterium genome encodes:
- a CDS encoding flavodoxin family protein, with protein sequence MKILGICGSPRGTKSQTRALLDALLAEAKTKGAQVEFVDLGKVRIGFCQACEACHKGPDCVLNDDCRPILRQMLEADGIVLASPVYLDHVTAQMKALLDRTSHFVHCLRLTGKYMAALTTSGGGGGEATMAFMKRYAVTVGAQFVGNVDARVPLKDADFASARELGSSIVAAISSKQSWPDQAQAIESQRIRFCNLISFHKDQWPYEYKYWQDKGWM encoded by the coding sequence ATGAAAATACTCGGAATATGTGGGAGCCCCCGGGGCACCAAAAGCCAAACCCGCGCCTTGCTTGACGCGCTACTGGCTGAAGCCAAAACCAAAGGGGCCCAAGTCGAATTCGTTGATCTAGGCAAGGTTCGGATCGGGTTCTGCCAGGCGTGTGAAGCCTGCCATAAGGGGCCTGACTGTGTCCTGAACGATGATTGCCGGCCTATCCTGCGTCAGATGCTGGAGGCTGATGGGATCGTGCTGGCATCCCCAGTCTATCTCGACCACGTTACCGCCCAAATGAAGGCGCTTCTTGACCGGACCAGCCACTTTGTTCACTGCCTGCGGCTGACCGGTAAATATATGGCCGCGCTGACCACCAGCGGCGGAGGCGGCGGGGAGGCGACGATGGCGTTCATGAAGAGGTATGCCGTAACGGTAGGCGCGCAATTCGTGGGCAATGTGGATGCCCGTGTTCCGCTCAAAGATGCCGATTTTGCTTCGGCCCGGGAGTTGGGTTCCTCCATTGTTGCCGCGATCTCGTCGAAACAGTCATGGCCGGATCAGGCTCAAGCGATTGAGTCCCAGCGGATCCGTTTCTGCAATCTTATTTCATTCCACAAGGATCAATGGCCCTACGAGTACAAGTACTGGCAGGATAAGGGCTGGATGTAA